The following are encoded together in the Mesoterricola sediminis genome:
- a CDS encoding DASS family sodium-coupled anion symporter: MKGNAWKIAGPLLLWLLLALIPTPAGLTPAAWHYFAVFAGVILALILEPIPAAAIGMIGIAVAGCLRYVDPDPSKSISWALAGFSDRTVWLIFGAFVFSIGYAKSGLGRRIALQLVKLLGRRTLGLGYAVMLADLVLAPGTPSNTARSGGTIFPVIRNIPDLYGSAPGPTARKIGSYIMWVAFATTCITSSMFVTSLAPNAAALAIVKQTAKLDITWTQWFLGFLPVALPLLALLPLLVYWIYPPEIKASEEVPAWAGEEIRKMGPMKIQEIVMAALVVLAVLLWIVGSNKNIRLPFLGTNFIDATGVVLVVIAGMIIFKVVEWDDILGSKGAWNVLVWFATLVALADGLNKVGFVTWVAKYVSSHLMGYAPLTVMAVLVAFFFFVHYFFASLAAHTAAVLPVVLATGIAIPNMPVRAFAMLLVFSLGIMGVITPYATGPAPVYYAGGFISRRAFWSLGLVFGLIFIAALMAIGMPWLTVIHPVG; encoded by the coding sequence TCGCGGTGTTCGCCGGCGTCATCCTGGCGCTGATCCTCGAGCCCATCCCCGCCGCGGCCATCGGCATGATCGGCATCGCCGTCGCCGGGTGCCTGCGCTACGTGGATCCGGATCCCTCCAAGTCGATCAGCTGGGCCCTGGCGGGCTTTTCCGACCGCACCGTGTGGCTGATCTTCGGAGCCTTCGTCTTCTCCATCGGCTACGCCAAGAGCGGCCTCGGCAGGCGCATCGCCCTGCAGCTGGTGAAGCTCCTGGGCCGCCGCACCCTGGGCCTGGGCTACGCCGTCATGCTGGCCGACCTGGTGCTGGCCCCCGGCACCCCCAGCAACACCGCCCGCAGCGGCGGCACGATCTTCCCGGTCATCCGCAACATCCCCGACCTGTACGGCTCCGCCCCCGGCCCCACGGCCCGGAAGATCGGTTCGTACATCATGTGGGTGGCCTTCGCCACCACGTGCATCACCTCCTCCATGTTCGTCACGTCCCTGGCCCCCAACGCCGCGGCCCTGGCGATCGTGAAGCAGACCGCGAAGCTGGACATCACCTGGACCCAGTGGTTCCTGGGCTTCCTCCCGGTGGCCCTGCCCCTGCTCGCGCTGCTCCCCCTCCTCGTCTACTGGATCTATCCCCCCGAGATCAAGGCCTCCGAGGAAGTGCCCGCCTGGGCCGGCGAGGAGATCCGCAAGATGGGCCCCATGAAGATCCAGGAGATCGTCATGGCCGCCCTGGTGGTCCTGGCCGTGCTGCTGTGGATCGTGGGCTCCAACAAGAACATCCGCCTCCCCTTCCTCGGCACCAACTTCATCGACGCCACCGGCGTCGTGCTCGTGGTCATCGCGGGCATGATCATCTTCAAGGTGGTGGAGTGGGACGACATCCTGGGCAGCAAGGGCGCCTGGAACGTCCTGGTCTGGTTCGCCACCCTCGTGGCGCTGGCCGACGGCCTCAACAAGGTGGGCTTCGTGACCTGGGTCGCCAAGTACGTGTCCAGCCACCTCATGGGCTACGCGCCCCTGACGGTCATGGCCGTCCTCGTCGCCTTCTTCTTCTTCGTCCACTACTTCTTCGCGAGCCTCGCGGCCCATACCGCCGCCGTGCTCCCGGTCGTGCTCGCCACCGGTATCGCGATCCCCAACATGCCGGTGCGCGCCTTCGCCATGCTGCTGGTCTTCTCCCTGGGCATCATGGGCGTCATCACGCCCTACGCCACGGGCCCCGCCCCGGTCTACTACGCGGGCGGCTTCATCAGCCGCAGGGCCTTCTGGTCCCTGGGCCTGGTCTTCGGCCTGATCTTCATCGCCGCCCTCATGGCCATCGGCATGCCCTGGCTGACGGTGATCCACCCCGTCGGCTGA